TAAGTTTATCTCCTTTAGCTTCACGCAAAACTCGCATAGTCCCCGGGCCAACAATAGCTAATGTATGACCGTGAGAAAGTCCATGCAATGCCGTAAGTTCATGTCCGATCATGTGAGTAGCCCAGTCTTGTGTAACTCCCATAGCGATAAAACCATTAAGCGCCATGGTTGCCGAAAGCATAAAGTCCGCCATTAACTGGTAGTCGTGCTGATTCTCCTTAATCTTAGGAGCCACTTCAACCAATGTTTGCAAGATGCCTTCCGCCCAACGATCCATCAATCGAGATTGTCCGGTCGTGGTCATATATTGCTCTAACGTATGTGTAAAAGTATCTACTATTCCGCAAGCAATCTGATGAGGAGGAAGGCTAAAAGTAACCTCCGGATCGAGAATAGAGAATACAGGGAAGTGACTCATGAAGCCATATTTTTCTTTTGTCTCTTTACGAGTAATAACACCACCGTAATTCATCTCCGAACCAGTAGCTGGAAGAGTAAGAACAGTTCCCAAAGGTACTGTATCAGAAGTTATGAAACGCTTTTGAACTAATTCCCAAGCATCACCATCATATAATAAACCAGCAGCTATAAGTTTGGTACCATCAATAACAGAACCACCTCCAACAGCAAGCAAGAAATCAACTTTTTCTTTTTTTCCCAACTCAATAGCCTTACGCAATGTTTCAATTGAAGGATTAGGCTCGATACCCCAAAATTCAATAGTATCATAACCCTTCAGCGCCTCTTTCACCTGATCATAAACGCCGTTTTTCTTCACACTTCCCCCACCGAAAGTGATCATAACACGTTTGTCCGAAGGAATTTCTTTATTCAACTCGGAAATCATACCTTTTCCCATAATGAGCTTTACAGGATTTTGAAAAACAAAATTATTCATACCACTATATAATTAATAAATTTAATCTGTTCTCTATATTAAGCAAAGATAGTATAAAAACAGATAAATAATAAGAATGTTCCCTTCTACGACTGTTTTATAATCCCTCTAAAATAGAAGCTAATTACTTTTTTTACGCATTTAATCTAAAAAAATAATAGTAATATTTGTATCTTTAAAACAATGTGTTTATATTTGCCGCTGTTATAAGAACAAAAGACAATGAGAAATATATTAGTAAATACATGTTGGTGGCGCTACTTGCAACTAAATCAGTCGTAAGGTAGCAGTCTCGTGTATATATACTAATAACAAAATACAAATTTAAGAGCCCTGTCGCACCTGCGACAGGGCTTTTTGTTTTTCCAGCAATAGCAAGAGATAATATAATAAATATATAGCATAAAATTATGAAGAATTATTTAGTAGACGAAAACGGTTATTACGGAGAATTTGGAGGAGCGTATATTCCCGAAATTCTTTATAAATGCGTAGAAAAGCTGAAAGAGACTTATCTGGATGTATTAGAAAGTGAAAGCTTTAAACAGGAATTTGAACTATTACTAAGAGACTATGTGGGACGCCCTTCCCCACTCTATTTAGCCAACAGATTATCTAAAAAATATGGTTGCAAAATCTATCTAAAAAGAGAGGATCTGAATCATACAGGTGCACACAAGATCAATAATACCATCGGTCAGATATTGCTTGCCAGACGAATGGGGAAGACTCGTATCATAGCCGAAACAGGTGCAGGGCAGCATGGAGTAGCTACTGCTACAGTCTGCGCACTTATGGATATGGAATGCATC
This is a stretch of genomic DNA from uncultured Bacteroides sp.. It encodes these proteins:
- a CDS encoding iron-containing alcohol dehydrogenase: MNNFVFQNPVKLIMGKGMISELNKEIPSDKRVMITFGGGSVKKNGVYDQVKEALKGYDTIEFWGIEPNPSIETLRKAIELGKKEKVDFLLAVGGGSVIDGTKLIAAGLLYDGDAWELVQKRFITSDTVPLGTVLTLPATGSEMNYGGVITRKETKEKYGFMSHFPVFSILDPEVTFSLPPHQIACGIVDTFTHTLEQYMTTTGQSRLMDRWAEGILQTLVEVAPKIKENQHDYQLMADFMLSATMALNGFIAMGVTQDWATHMIGHELTALHGLSHGHTLAIVGPGTMRVLREAKGDKLIQYGERVWNITSGTRDERIDAAIECTEKFFRSVGLTTRLSEENISGETIDEIERRFNEREVAYGENGNVTGAVARQILESCI